In the genome of Mytilus edulis chromosome 3, xbMytEdul2.2, whole genome shotgun sequence, one region contains:
- the LOC139516629 gene encoding uncharacterized protein has protein sequence MIVNSKMPSPINGYHQDETVKPENEVMGRENIQPTSARPSYVRQRSNVQKVEDCVEDSSDGTDGTKPHKPHTLETSKGRSETATKNVHFANGDISNGACGSNDGIDLRPPETPDDEETSLTDDKHGKIRQRLKKKKQRRQQWIAICSCGFFIFLLAAGALSFAVYSHVQQKQSPNHNHGVLFCYSCDIVKAEDIITYKEDYKMCCVGKDAKLKNSEVKASPVTAEIEEGKEKESHRVQFQEISIDVDRSEGESLGFRKMTAESSNNPSFLHLRKTANTEIVINESGLYMMTMTLTTRAPNSETKGSYYRFMACLKFQNGNFQDDECRKITLLPNVGDPFEIHKTINLNKGTIIRATSTNLNLLERNVILNKMQIVQLHKS, from the exons TACCATCAAGACGAAACAGTGAAACCAGAAAATGAGGTAATGGGTCGCGAAAATATCCAACCGACATCTGCAAGACCGTCGTATGTTCGACAGAGAAGTAATGTTCAGAAAGTTGAGGATTGTGTTGAAGATTCGTCAGATGGGACCGATGGCACTAAGCCACATAAACCACATACACTTGAAACGAGTAAAGGACGTTCAGAAACTGCaacaaaaaatgtacattttgccAACGGTGATATAAGCAATGGTGCTTGTGGTTCCAATGATGGAATTGACCTTCGACCACCAGAAACACCAGACGACGAAGAAACTTCGCTCACAGACGATAAACATGGCAAAATAAGACAAAgacttaaaaagaaaaagcaaaGGCGACAGCAATGGATAGCAATTTGTAGTTGTGgtttctttattttcttattagCTGCTGGAGCATTGTCTTTTGCTGTGTATAGTCATGTCCAACAAAAACAGAGTCCAAACCACAACCATGGTGTGTTGTTTTGTTATTCTTGTGATATTGTCAAAGCCGAAGACATCATTACATATAAAGAAGACTACAAAATGTGTTGTGTGGGAAAAGATGCCAAACTGAAGAACTCTGAAGTAA agGCATCACCAGTTACTGCAGAGATAGAAGAAGGAAAAG aaaaagagAGCCACCGAGTGCAGTTCCAAGAAATTAGTATCGATGTAGACCGATCAGAAGGAG AATCACTGGGTTTTAGAAAGATGACTGCAGAATCTTCAAACAACCCATCATTTTTGCATTTAAGGAAAACTGCAAATACGGAGATCGTAATCAACGAATCTGGTCTGTACATGATGACAATGACACTGACAACACGTGCGCCAAATTCCGAAACAAAAGGTAGTTATTACCGGTTTATGGCTTGTCTTAAATTCCAAAATGGCAACTTCCAAGATGACGAATGTCGTAAAATTACTCTGCTGCCCAACGTTGGAGACCCATTTGAAATTCACAAAACTATAAACCTGAATAAAGGAACAATCATACGCGCAACATCCACAAATTTAAACTTATTGGAACGCAatgttattttaaacaaaatgcaaaTTGTTCAGTTGCACAAATCATAG